Sequence from the Cryptococcus neoformans var. grubii H99 chromosome 3, complete sequence genome:
GAAACGGACATtttttccatccatcttccaacatCCCATGGAGATCTGACCCTCTATATCGTGTTCTAGTATCATGTTGTGTACAGTTGTAGAGCCCACCATGTTATCATATCACATTCTTTGGTTCATATTCGTTGCTAATAGCCGGGGGTGGGACCTCAATTTTAAAATACGCAAAACAAATGGCGTGTGCCTGTGTGGCCCCAATCCCACCACTCCAACCAACCCTGTGAACTGTAAAGTCCCTCCCTGCGCCTATTTGCCCTTTTTACGTAATTTTTCGTGGACCCTGAGAGCGGTAGCGCGTCATCCGGTTGTCTACCGTCCGTGCGCCTGTTCCCCACCGTTTGTCTTCCCTTCtgctttcttcatccttccttttttcttcatcttcgtaTCATCCTTCCGTCTTCTATTTCGTTCTCTCTCTGTTTCGTCTTTTTCACAAACAACAATGGCTACTCTCGAACCCAAGCAAGACCCCCAGGCCTCCGCCAGGCAGAGGGGGCACTCAGCAGTCGTAAGCACACTCGACACGTTCCTACAAAGCTGTTGCTGATCAAGACATCCACGTCTTTCTGCTTCATTCTTGACAACACTTTTATCCCATTCTTACCTTCAACAGGACTTCAAATCTGCCACCACTGGTGTCGCTGCCAAGACCATGCGAAACGAGCTTAACAGAATGGTCGCAAACGAGCAAGACCCTGctaagaagaaggtgagttgTTGGGTCCTTTGTTGGGCACTTCTTCGTGCACATTTCTCAGGATAATAAGCAGTTTCTTGTTAAGAGACATTGCATAATCGATTGCTGACTATGGCCTTGTAAAGGTGTTTGAGGCTGAGATGCagtccttcttcatcctcttcaatcgTTTCCTCACTGAGCGCGCCAAGGGCGAAAAGCTGTAAGTGCATTGCACACTATTTGAACAATGAATTGACCACATTGTATAGCGACTGGGATAAGATCAACCCTCCCAAGCCTGAACAGGTCCGCCCTTACGAAGTCCTTCCCAATGTTGACCCTTCAatcctcaacaagcttGCTGTTCTCAAGCTCAACGGTGGTCTTGGTACTACTATGGGCTGCGTCGGCCCCAAGTCAATTATCGAGGTCAGGGACAACATGACTTTCCTCGATCTTTCTGTCCGACAAATTGAGGTAAGCAAAGCCTCTTGTGTTCCAAGCACATGGCTAATAAGAAGCAATTGTCGCACAGCACTTGAACGAAAAGTACAATGTGAATGtacccttcatcctcatgaACTCTTTCAACACCGATGAAGACACAGCTAGGATCATTCAAAAATACCAAAACCACAACATCAATATCCTCACTTTCAATCAATCTCGATACCCCCGTGTTGACAAGGAATCTTTGCTCCCTTGTCCGCGAGAATCTTCAAGCGACAAAAGCAATTGGTACCCTCCTGGACACGGTGACATCTTTGATGCTTTGACGTGAGTTCTCCACGGCTGACTTGCATGACTTATAATTGACACCTCATGCCTGCTTCAGCAACTCGGGCCTCCTTGACAAGCTCATCGCTGCAGGCAAGGAgtacatcttcatctccaacgTTGACAACCTTGGTGCTGTAGTCGAtctcaacatcttccagACCATGATGGATGCTCAGGCCGAATACGTCATGGAGGTCACTGACAAGACCAAGGCCGACGTCAAGGGTGGTACCATCATTGACTACGATGGCAAGCCTAGGTTGCTCGAGGTTGCTCAAGTTCCCAAAGATCACCTTGATGAATTCTGCAGCACTCGAAAATTCAAGATTTGTAGGTATACATGCTATGAACCGAAGTGAAAGCTGATTCAGGATAGTCAACACCAACAACATTTGGTGCAATTTGCGAGCCATCAAGAGGATCATGGACGAGGATGCGCTCAGCCTTGAAATCattgtcaacaacaaggtTACTGACGATGGCCAAGCCGTTATCCAACTTGAAACTGCCATCGGTGCTGCTATTAAGGTGACTGGCGACATTGATGAGAATATCCCAACACTTTGCTGACCTCATATAGCACTTCGACTCTGCCATCGGCATCAACGTTCCTCGATCACGATTTTTGCCTGTAAAGTCTTGCTCGTAAGTGCTCATCGTTCGGTATAGGATCTTGAGCTAATTGAGATACAgtgatcttcttctcatcaaaTCCAAGCTCTACAATCTTGAGCACGGTGTTTTGACCATGGACAGGTCCCGAGAATTCGGAGGCACCCCTGTTGTCAAGCTTGGTGGCGAGTTCAAGAAGGTTGCCAACTTCGAGAAGCGATTCAAGTCTATCCCCAACATCACCGAGCTCGACCATCTTACTGTTTCTGGCGATGTCTGGTTCGGTAAGAGTGTGAGGCTTGCTGGTACTTGTATCATTGTCGCTACTGAGGGCAACAAGATCATGATCCCTGACGGTACCAACCTCGAAAACAAGTTGATTACTGGTAATCTCTCCATCATCGACCATTAAGCATGAGGATTTAGGTTTGAGGGGTTGTGGTGATGTCTAAtgtttcctcttctgtccGGAGGGTATTGTGGGAATGGCAATATAAATAAAATTCGTCATGCATCCCAAAGATATGACTCTGATGATTTGCACGTAAGACGTGGTTGTATATATACGGGGCGCAGAGTGCTTTGCTGTTGTATACGTAAGCTGTTGGGACGACCTCCACTCTGCTTCGTATAGTGCATAGAACAGCTAATCCATTCGTTTTCGACATTCGTCCTGTCTCAGTCTTTCGTCCAAGTAGCCAGCAGCGGATCCACGGCCAGGGAACGCTCATGTCCTATATCCTCACATCTTTCCTCGCGTCTTTCCTGCCTTCACAGATCACCACTGCTATCCTTCCTTATCTCTCCGCCaatcttccatccatcttcccccCAGCACCTAGGGGCTCGCCACGTTACTTGCATAATTACCGCCTTGCATTTACTGGGGCCATATGCATATGGCAGGCCTACTCCTTCTTGAAGGGTGGTCTGGGCAATGACGATGACTGGTATCGCTTGCTGAATGTACAGGTAAATGCCGACGAAGATGCACTCAAAAGTGCTTTTAGGAGTCTGTATGTCCAATATTCATTTCCAAATGTATGACTGCTTATATATACTGTGGCTCTTAAGCGCCAGGAAGCACCATCCAGATAGGGCTGGCAACGACAACGACGATCACTTCATCCTAGCCCGCAAAGCATATGAAACGCTTTCTGATCCGGTGAAGCGATACGCATATGATAGGTGATTGACAGTcgtgaaagaagagaatgtAGAGCTGATACCTATCTTTAATAAGGTTCGGTCCCAAAATATTACAATGGAAAGCCGCATCGGTCAGGGAGTATATCCTTTTTGGTCTCCAGAACTCAATAGGTTTCTATATCGTCTCTGGTGGCATTATGTTGATTTTGGCTCGCAAGTTTCCTCGTCAACTGCTATCTTAAAATGCACAATACTGACTCGTTCAGCAGTCCTCGGTAAAGGTCGTTCAGGATCATATGTAGGTCCAGCTGTGTTGCTATTGGTGCTTTGAAAGCTGATGCAATTATCAAGTGGATCCACACCCTATTTGCATTCCTTTTCATTTTCGAATTATCCTTAATCCTTTCTCCATCAATCCATGCTCCCCCCATTCTGGCCCGTTTATtcatcccctccttcttgcttcAAAAACCACAATTCATTCAAATATCGCTTCTCCATCGACTCTTCGCCTCTCTATCTGTCAGCGTACCCCAACTGCTGAGTGTTTGGAACgcagatgaggatgaaggatccaaagcaaggaaggaagatgatggctgGAGAGTCGTTGTAGGATTGTTAAAAAATCTCAACGAAGAAGGTACAAGTCCCTCTTATCCCCCAGCACTTCATGTTAAATGCTCACGGATCCTTAGCTGTGAATGAATTTCATGCCGAAGTCATGCCGCTCTTGTCCACAGGTGATCAAAATGCTACGATGACTTTGATCAAGAACGCGATGGAAAATGGTATGTTGTTCATGGTTTTCATTGATCGGAACCCTCAGATTTGACACTGTTATCCATCTTAGTGATGGTGGATCGGGCACTCGTATCCCATCCTCGCATACATGAAACATATCGAGTTGCCCGTATGAGAGCTAGTCACCGCACTCCATCCAAAACACCGTTGAGCTTTTCAGCAAAACGTGCTCCTTCATCGATATCATCACAAAATCCTTCTAGGGAGCTTTCGGCAGCGAGCGGATACACACCGTCTTCGTCCGTCACGGATGTCCTTGCTGAACAGTTACTTATGGCGGTGGACATTCCTTTGCCGCC
This genomic interval carries:
- a CDS encoding UTP-glucose-1-phosphate uridylyltransferase — translated: MATLEPKQDPQASARQRGHSAVDFKSATTGVAAKTMRNELNRMVANEQDPAKKKVFEAEMQSFFILFNRFLTERAKGEKLDWDKINPPKPEQVRPYEVLPNVDPSILNKLAVLKLNGGLGTTMGCVGPKSIIEVRDNMTFLDLSVRQIEHLNEKYNVNVPFILMNSFNTDEDTARIIQKYQNHNINILTFNQSRYPRVDKESLLPCPRESSSDKSNWYPPGHGDIFDALTNSGLLDKLIAAGKEYIFISNVDNLGAVVDLNIFQTMMDAQAEYVMEVTDKTKADVKGGTIIDYDGKPRLLEVAQVPKDHLDEFCSTRKFKIFNTNNIWCNLRAIKRIMDEDALSLEIIVNNKVTDDGQAVIQLETAIGAAIKHFDSAIGINVPRSRFLPVKSCSDLLLIKSKLYNLEHGVLTMDRSREFGGTPVVKLGGEFKKVANFEKRFKSIPNITELDHLTVSGDVWFGKSVRLAGTCIIVATEGNKIMIPDGTNLENKLITGNLSIIDH
- a CDS encoding chaperone protein DNAJ, which gives rise to MSYILTSFLASFLPSQITTAILPYLSANLPSIFPPAPRGSPRYLHNYRLAFTGAICIWQAYSFLKGGLGNDDDWYRLLNVQVNADEDALKSAFRSLARKHHPDRAGNDNDDHFILARKAYETLSDPVKRYAYDRFGPKILQWKAASVREYILFGLQNSIGFYIVSGGIMLILALLGKGRSGSYWIHTLFAFLFIFELSLILSPSIHAPPILARLFIPSFLLQKPQFIQISLLHRLFASLSVSVPQLLSVWNADEDEGSKARKEDDGWRVVVGLLKNLNEEAVNEFHAEVMPLLSTGDQNATMTLIKNAMENVMVDRALVSHPRIHETYRVARMRASHRTPSKTPLSFSAKRAPSSISSQNPSRELSAASGYTPSSSVTDVLAEQLLMAVDIPLPPSPPLTPRSGPQRLE